In Aquiflexum balticum DSM 16537, a single genomic region encodes these proteins:
- a CDS encoding CvpA family protein, with amino-acid sequence MLDLIIVIFLAMGAYSGYKQGLFISILSIVAFIIAIILAFHFMDWGTTFLAERVDQLTFFLPFAAFLMIFLGVILIIRGLAYMVKKTLDFTILGSVDSVAGGILGIFKTAFILSLLLWVANSFEFSVPKEWIEDSKSYSYVEPIAPFVIMYLDQFTPIIKDTIAGIQELVKLAADGAVDR; translated from the coding sequence ATGCTGGATCTGATCATTGTTATATTTCTGGCTATGGGTGCCTATAGCGGCTACAAGCAAGGTTTGTTTATCAGCATCCTTTCTATTGTTGCTTTTATCATTGCCATTATCCTTGCTTTTCATTTTATGGATTGGGGGACGACTTTCCTGGCAGAAAGGGTGGATCAGCTTACTTTTTTTCTACCGTTTGCCGCCTTCCTGATGATATTTCTAGGTGTGATATTGATCATCAGAGGATTGGCTTATATGGTGAAAAAAACATTGGATTTCACCATTCTGGGTTCTGTGGACAGCGTAGCGGGAGGGATACTTGGAATTTTTAAAACAGCCTTTATTTTGAGTCTTTTGCTTTGGGTGGCCAATTCTTTTGAGTTTTCTGTCCCAAAGGAATGGATCGAAGACTCGAAGTCATACAGTTATGTTGAACCCATAGCTCCTTTTGTCATCATGTATTTGGATCAATTTACACCGATCATCAAAGATACCATTGCAGGTATTCAGGAACTGGTAAAGTTAGCTGCAGATGGTGCTGTTGATAGATAA
- a CDS encoding anthranilate synthase component II produces MVLLIDNFDSFSHILADYFKQSGLELSIFRNDVELEEIIKEDWEGLILSPGPETPYRAGNLMRILDYYHDKIPVLGICLGHQAIGEYFGGKLEKCQKPVHGKVHLVYQVNDHDLLVGIPESFEVTRYHSLEIKGIPDSLKILLETKEGQIMAMVHSRFPIVGIQYHPEAVLTQYGKEIINNWINFCKIGDSQDNHI; encoded by the coding sequence ATGGTGCTGTTGATAGATAATTTTGATTCCTTCTCGCATATCCTAGCGGATTATTTCAAACAATCCGGTTTGGAGTTGTCAATATTCCGGAATGATGTAGAACTGGAGGAAATCATAAAGGAGGACTGGGAGGGTCTGATTTTATCTCCTGGTCCCGAAACGCCTTACAGAGCAGGTAATCTGATGCGGATTTTGGATTACTACCATGACAAAATTCCTGTTTTGGGAATTTGTTTGGGGCATCAGGCAATTGGGGAGTACTTTGGTGGGAAACTGGAAAAATGTCAAAAACCGGTACACGGAAAAGTCCATTTGGTCTATCAGGTAAATGACCACGATCTGTTGGTAGGAATTCCTGAATCCTTTGAGGTGACGAGATATCATTCCTTGGAAATTAAAGGAATACCTGATTCTTTGAAGATATTGTTGGAAACAAAGGAAGGTCAAATTATGGCGATGGTTCACAGTCGTTTCCCCATAGTTGGAATTCAATATCATCCTGAGGCAGTACTTACCCAATATGGTAAAGAGATAATCAATAATTGGATAAACTTTTGTAAGATTGGTGATTCACAGGATAATCATATTTAA
- a CDS encoding CBS domain-containing protein, which yields MQAYEFINNLIPPLKPKDKAKMALTWMEEIRTNMLPVVENNRFIGFVTEELIYTLNNPELQISKIALKFISCIVYQDKHIYDVIKVASENQTNMVAVIDRENNYLGVVTMEDAIGAFAGSLSIQSQGAVLILSMFMTDYSLFEISRIVESENAKILSSFISNDPLDDSKIKVTLKLDKSEVRHIKATLERFGYRIIDHYQEEESGNGEQERIDNLLRFLQI from the coding sequence ATGCAGGCATACGAATTTATCAACAATCTCATTCCACCATTAAAACCAAAGGACAAAGCAAAAATGGCATTGACCTGGATGGAGGAAATCAGAACCAATATGTTGCCTGTAGTGGAAAATAACAGGTTCATCGGTTTTGTTACTGAAGAATTGATTTACACTTTGAATAATCCAGAACTTCAAATCAGCAAAATTGCACTAAAATTCATTTCCTGTATTGTTTATCAGGACAAGCATATTTACGATGTCATCAAAGTGGCCTCCGAAAATCAGACCAATATGGTCGCGGTCATCGACAGAGAAAATAATTATTTGGGGGTGGTAACAATGGAGGATGCAATCGGTGCATTTGCGGGTTCTCTTTCCATTCAATCTCAGGGAGCAGTTTTGATTCTCTCCATGTTCATGACAGATTACAGTCTTTTTGAAATTTCAAGGATAGTGGAATCAGAAAATGCCAAAATTCTAAGCAGTTTTATTTCAAATGATCCGTTGGATGACAGCAAAATAAAGGTCACGCTGAAGTTGGATAAATCAGAAGTGAGGCACATCAAGGCAACGTTGGAGAGATTCGGATACCGAATCATTGACCATTACCAGGAAGAAGAGTCCGGAAACGGTGAGCAGGAAAGAATAGATAACCTGCTTCGATTTTTGCAGATATAA
- a CDS encoding NAD kinase, whose amino-acid sequence MNITIHGIGFQKEFIPHIEQLFKILKDKKVEVSLTDSFSKSLKKIAHVPNDFDVLQKKASLSHIDFLISVGGDGTLLDAVCLVGKNEIPILGINTGRLGFLATAPKENIESTITALFEKTYSIESRSLLSLDSDSSLFNGLNFGLNEFTIHKRDTSSMITVHTYINNQYLNSYWADGLIVSTPTGSTGYSLSCGGPLITPGARNFVITPVSPHNLNVRPIVVSDESEISFEIEGRSEKFLISLDSRSEAIDASIKLSVKKAEFSAKLVKFADYSYFDTLRQKLNWGFDMRN is encoded by the coding sequence ATGAACATTACCATACATGGGATAGGTTTTCAAAAAGAATTTATCCCCCATATTGAGCAATTGTTTAAAATTCTTAAAGACAAAAAGGTAGAGGTCTCGCTTACTGATTCATTTTCAAAATCTCTCAAAAAAATAGCTCACGTTCCAAATGATTTTGATGTTCTTCAAAAAAAGGCTTCCTTAAGTCATATTGATTTTCTCATTTCAGTGGGAGGAGATGGTACTTTATTGGATGCTGTTTGTCTGGTTGGCAAAAATGAAATTCCGATATTAGGGATCAATACCGGAAGGTTGGGTTTTTTGGCTACTGCCCCCAAAGAAAATATCGAATCAACAATAACCGCCTTGTTTGAAAAAACCTACTCTATCGAGTCCAGGTCACTACTGAGTCTTGATTCTGATTCCTCTCTTTTCAACGGACTGAATTTTGGTTTGAATGAATTCACGATTCACAAGAGAGATACCTCTTCTATGATTACGGTCCACACTTATATCAATAACCAATACCTGAACAGCTATTGGGCAGATGGCCTAATCGTATCGACACCGACCGGCTCTACAGGATATTCATTGAGTTGTGGCGGACCTTTAATCACCCCGGGAGCGAGGAACTTTGTCATTACTCCAGTGAGCCCCCACAATCTTAACGTGAGACCCATCGTTGTATCTGACGAGAGTGAAATCAGTTTTGAAATAGAGGGAAGGAGTGAAAAATTCCTGATTTCACTAGATTCGAGGTCAGAGGCCATTGATGCCTCGATAAAATTAAGTGTCAAAAAAGCTGAATTCTCAGCCAAATTAGTCAAATTCGCAGATTACAGTTATTTTGATACCTTAAGGCAAAAGCTAAATTGGGGTTTTGACATGAGGAATTGA
- the porG gene encoding type IX secretion system protein PorG: protein MKKKKFRVSTLLFVLLLSLMINAQMAVAQKYEFGGGLGIATYSGDIIRRLDPGQIGIQGTLFGRRNFDNVWTFRGGVSFARLNAADSVRPIDPVAAFRDAGFNGSLFEISAVMEYHFLDYTHPQSQYRFSPYGFLGLGFAGFVGSGRKFDNDPNPDGYTVGTPVIPFGIGIKYKLSKKWILAAEFGARATFTDGLDKLYGEEPIISRFPDPNNSNTLSGYNYGNYSDKDWYYFLGITISYSFSSVKCYAY from the coding sequence TTGAAAAAGAAAAAATTCCGGGTTTCCACCCTTTTATTTGTTTTGCTTCTGTCTCTCATGATTAATGCCCAGATGGCAGTTGCTCAAAAATATGAATTCGGTGGTGGTTTGGGAATAGCAACCTACTCTGGAGATATCATCAGAAGATTAGATCCGGGGCAGATTGGAATTCAAGGGACGTTATTTGGCAGACGAAATTTTGACAATGTTTGGACCTTCAGAGGAGGTGTTTCCTTTGCAAGACTCAATGCAGCAGATAGTGTAAGACCCATAGATCCGGTTGCTGCTTTCAGGGATGCCGGATTCAACGGTTCTCTTTTTGAGATATCTGCGGTAATGGAGTATCATTTTCTGGATTATACCCATCCGCAATCGCAATACAGATTTTCACCGTATGGTTTTCTGGGTTTGGGTTTTGCCGGATTTGTTGGAAGTGGCAGAAAATTCGATAATGATCCCAATCCCGATGGATATACTGTAGGAACTCCCGTTATCCCTTTTGGGATAGGCATCAAATACAAATTATCAAAGAAGTGGATTTTGGCAGCAGAGTTTGGAGCTCGGGCAACCTTCACCGATGGACTGGATAAACTATACGGAGAAGAGCCAATTATCTCCCGCTTTCCCGATCCCAACAATTCAAATACCTTGTCAGGTTATAACTATGGGAATTATAGTGATAAAGACTGGTATTATTTTCTGGGAATTACTATCAGCTATTCCTTCAGTTCAGTGAAATGTTATGCTTATTAA